The Rosa chinensis cultivar Old Blush unplaced genomic scaffold, RchiOBHm-V2 RchiOBHmChr0c21, whole genome shotgun sequence genome has a segment encoding these proteins:
- the LOC112181288 gene encoding uncharacterized protein LOC112181288 encodes MEGLVEAKGFQGNKGVLSGGAYPRPPYQARSPFQAPIPQVQAPIPPSRGEAPKSSLEEMLAKVLANQNEIIQSVRNEVPSTTQGLHKLKAQVGQLTSEMRERKQGELPSITEKNPRVNQAKAITTLRSGKAYDNKVTLNDDDVEMDALREPLLTPKVPRVPPGFEEKSKGMKENLRHDGVIKDKTKTMNNGVGVSRSKPSVEDVQEEVSLPFPQAVYQEKPLRKKEKKSMEYFDVVNKVEVNIPLLDAIKTIPTYAKFLKDLCTHKRYKSKLMKDNKIGEKPFEKALMDLGASINLMPYGIYKELGLSGIKPIQISLQLVDRSVVYSRGVVEDVLVQVDKLVIPADFVILDMEEVYQYDLPIIFGRAFMATAGKKIDVKLGFLTMIVYDTTIEFKIFDELRKPMRLQKVYSIEVGDNIEDLVEHTFRET; translated from the exons ATGGAGGGGCTAGTGGAAGCCAAGGGTTTTCAAGGCAATAAGGGTGTACTTAGTGGTGGTGCTTATCCTAGGCCACCTTATCAAGCAAGGTCTCCATTCCAAGCTCCTATTCCTCAAGTACAAGCACCTATTCCTCCATCTCGAGGGGAAGCACCGAAGTCTAGCCTAGAGGAGATGCTTGCCAAAGTGCTAGCAAATCAAAATGAGATCATTCAAAGTGTTCGAAATGAGGTGCCATCCACTACTCAAGGTTTGCATAAGCTTAAAGCACAAGTTGGGCAATTGACTAGTGAGATGAGAGAAAGGAAGCAAGGAGAGCTGCCTTCCATCACCGAGAAAAATCCACGAGTCAACCAAGCCAAGGCAATCACAACTTTGAGAAGTGGGAAGGCATATGACAATAAGGTTACTCttaatgatgatgatgtggaGATGGATGCACTAAGGGAACCTTTGTTGACTCCCAAAGTTCCAAGAGTACCTCCCGGGTTTGAAGAGAAGTCTAAGGGCATGAAGGAGAATTTGAGACATGATGGAGTGATCAAAGACAAGACCAAGACCATGAATAATGGTGTGGGAGTAAGTCGGTCTAAGCCAAGTGTTGAGGACGTGCAAGAAGAAGTGTCACTTCCTTTTCCACAAGCGGTGTATCAAGAGAAACCCTTgagaaaaaaggagaagaagtcCATGGAGTATTTTGATGTTGTCAATAAGGTGGAGGTCAATATTCCTCTTCTTGATGCAATCAAGACTATTCCTACTTATGCCAagtttctcaaagatttgtGCACACACAAGAGATACAAGAGCAAGTTGATGAAGGATAACAAA ATTGGTGAGAAGCCATTTGAGAAGGCACTTATGGATTTGGGGGCAAGTATAAATTTGATGCCTTATGGAATTTACAAGGAGCTTGGGTTAAGTGGCATCAAGCCTATCCAAATTTCTCTCCAACTAGTCGATAGAAGTGTGGTGTATTCGAGAGGAGTCGTGGAGGATGTGCTAGTGCAAGTGGACAAATTGGTCATACCGGCCGATTTCGTTATTCTTGACATGGAGGAAGTCTACCAATATGATCTCCCCATCATCTTTGGTAGAGCTTTTATGGCCACGGCAGGAAAAAAGATTGATGTCAAATTGGGCTTTCTCACCATGATCGTGTATGACACCACTATTGAGTTCAAGATCTTTGATGAATTGAGGAAGCCCATGAGGTTACAAAAAGTCTATTCTATTGAAGTAGGGGATAACATTGAAGACTTGGTGGAACACACCTTTCGTGAGACTTGA